Below is a window of Hydrogenovibrio crunogenus DNA.
ATACAAAACAGCAGTTGCATAAGGCTTCTAACAAGGCACTCAAGCGGACTGCGCTAAAGCGCAGCTCGCTTAGCTTAGTCGTTTGCATGTATGTACCGAACATAGGGTGAGTTCTTCGAATGAATACTAAAAAAAAGGCCTATTGCCATAAGTGTCGACAAGATACGAATCAAACTTTGTTATTCGCAGAGACGGAATATGATACCCGTGAAGTGTTTTTCGAAAAGCTTCAAGGAGAATCTCGGTGGGTAGTTGAACAAAGGCTATGGAATCTATCCAAATGTTTAGGTTGTGAAATGCTTAACTTGGAAATAGAGACAATTCACATAGGTAATTCAAATACATCAAAAAAACAAATGCCCGGCAAATCCAGAAGGGTTGTTCCTTCTTGGATATTTTCACTGGAACGGCCATATATTGAGTTACTGGCGGAGGTATATACAGCATTTAATAATGGTTCTTTTAGACTGGCATTGATGGGCGTTAGAGCAATATTTGATATCTTTATGCAAGAGAAGGTTGGAGACATTGGGGGATTTAAAAAGAAATTACTAGAGTTGAAGAAGCTACATTTAATCAATTCTACCCAAGTAGATTTACTCGATGCCGCTATTGATGCAGGTAGTGCAACAGCACATCGAGGGTACAATCCAAGTGAAGAAGTTATGCACTCAGTTATGGATATTGTCGAACATCTACTTAAGTCAATCTCATTAGAAAACAAGCTAATTGAAATTACTAGCTCGACGCCTAAGAGGGAATGACATGCATAACTAAAGCATCAAGTTCGCTTAGAAAAGGGGACGTTACCCTTTGATTGAAAAATAAAAAACCACCAGGCCTGGCTGTTTTTACGGGCTTTTTGTTTGAGAAGACTCAAAAAGGCTTAAGTGATGGCTGAAAAAACTTGGGTAGTGTATTTGCTAAAGTGCCGCGACAATAGTTTGTATTGTGGAGTGACGAATGATTTAAGTCGTCGTTTACGTCAGCACAATGGCGAGATTAAAGGTGGGGCGAAATATACCCAAGCAAGAAGGCCTTGTGAGTTGGTTTATCAGGAAGGGTGTGAAGATAAAAGCAGTGCTATGAAGCGCGAATATAATCTTAAACAGCTATCGAGAATTCAAAAAGAAAGGTTGTTTGAGAGAGGGGCTTAAAAACGACCAGGCCTGGCCGTTTTTAAAGGGAATGCGTGTGTTAAGTTTATAACTCTACGTCGTAATAAACGTTTTGCACATCGTCCAAGTCTTCCAGCATCTCTAGGAATTTCTCGAACAGTTCACGATCTTCTTCGTTTTCGATGGGTTTGGTCATATGGGGTAAGAATTGGATTTCATCCACTTCAAAGTCAATCGTACCAAATGCATCGACTAAAGCGGTTTTGGCTTTGGCATATTCGGTATGCGGTACAAAGACACTGATTTTACCGTCTTCATTTTCAATGTCGGATACATCGACATCGGCCATCAGTAAAGCTTCCAACACGGCTTCTTCATCTTCCCCTGCAAACACCAAAATAGCGGCGTGGTCGAACATGTGGCTGACACTGCCTTGTGTGCCGATTTTGGTTTTGGTTTTGGTAAAGCAACTACGAACATCCCCAAAGGTACGATTCGGGTTGTCGGTCAGGCATTCAATGATGACCATGCTGTTGCCTGGTCCATACCCTTCATAACGCGCAATGGCAAAATCTTCTCCGCCACCGCCTTTGGCTTTGTCTAATGCTTTGTCGATTACGTGCGCTGGCACTTGTGCTTTTTTAGCGCGTTCAATTAAGCCTTGTAAGGCCAGATTGCTTTCAGGTTCCACGCCGCCACTTTTTGCGGTGACATAAATTTCTCGGCTGAATTTACTATAGACTTTGGCTTTGGCGTC
It encodes the following:
- a CDS encoding YebC/PmpR family DNA-binding transcriptional regulator, which produces MGRAYQNRKESMAKTSDAKAKVYSKFSREIYVTAKSGGVEPESNLALQGLIERAKKAQVPAHVIDKALDKAKGGGGEDFAIARYEGYGPGNSMVIIECLTDNPNRTFGDVRSCFTKTKTKIGTQGSVSHMFDHAAILVFAGEDEEAVLEALLMADVDVSDIENEDGKISVFVPHTEYAKAKTALVDAFGTIDFEVDEIQFLPHMTKPIENEEDRELFEKFLEMLEDLDDVQNVYYDVEL
- a CDS encoding GIY-YIG nuclease family protein, with product MAEKTWVVYLLKCRDNSLYCGVTNDLSRRLRQHNGEIKGGAKYTQARRPCELVYQEGCEDKSSAMKREYNLKQLSRIQKERLFERGA
- a CDS encoding DUF4145 domain-containing protein, which gives rise to MNTKKKAYCHKCRQDTNQTLLFAETEYDTREVFFEKLQGESRWVVEQRLWNLSKCLGCEMLNLEIETIHIGNSNTSKKQMPGKSRRVVPSWIFSLERPYIELLAEVYTAFNNGSFRLALMGVRAIFDIFMQEKVGDIGGFKKKLLELKKLHLINSTQVDLLDAAIDAGSATAHRGYNPSEEVMHSVMDIVEHLLKSISLENKLIEITSSTPKRE